From the Solibacillus sp. FSL R5-0449 genome, one window contains:
- the nikC gene encoding nickel transporter permease, with translation MSTTQTEQNPSTVRKSNPRAEAFKTFMKRLLKNKAAVVGGLIILFIILVGIFGPFLVKTDPNAQNILNKLQPPSKEHWFGTDNFGRDIFSRIVNGTKLTLTVGFLSVFIGGIIGVVIGIVAGYYGGAIDTITMRLMDILLAFPGILLALAIVSVLGGSLINVIIAVGIFSIPAFARIVRGSTLQVKKLEYIDAVKALGASDIRIIFKHILPNIMSPIIVQATMRIATAILTASGLAFLGLGAQPPAAEWGAMLSDGRAFMHNAGHMVLIPGMMIVIVVLAFNIFGDGLRDALDPKMKQ, from the coding sequence CCGGGCAGAAGCTTTTAAAACGTTTATGAAGCGTTTATTAAAGAATAAAGCGGCAGTAGTCGGTGGATTGATCATTCTTTTTATCATTTTAGTAGGGATATTTGGACCATTTTTAGTAAAGACAGATCCAAATGCTCAAAATATTTTAAACAAATTACAACCACCTTCAAAGGAGCATTGGTTCGGTACGGATAACTTTGGGCGAGACATTTTTTCCCGTATTGTTAACGGAACAAAGCTTACGTTGACTGTTGGATTTTTATCCGTATTTATTGGTGGAATTATCGGAGTCGTAATAGGAATTGTAGCCGGGTACTATGGAGGGGCAATTGATACAATTACGATGCGTCTTATGGATATTTTGCTAGCATTCCCTGGTATTTTACTAGCACTTGCGATTGTATCAGTATTAGGCGGTAGCTTAATCAACGTAATTATTGCGGTAGGGATATTCTCGATACCAGCATTTGCCCGTATTGTCCGAGGGTCAACATTACAAGTGAAAAAACTCGAATACATAGATGCAGTTAAAGCACTCGGTGCATCAGATATTCGTATAATCTTTAAGCATATTTTACCGAATATTATGTCACCGATTATCGTACAAGCAACGATGCGTATTGCAACAGCGATCCTGACAGCTTCCGGTTTAGCATTCCTAGGTTTAGGCGCACAGCCGCCAGCAGCGGAATGGGGAGCAATGTTAAGTGATGGTCGTGCGTTTATGCACAATGCGGGACATATGGTATTAATTCCTGGAATGATGATTGTTATCGTAGTATTGGCATTTAACATTTTTGGTGACGGGTTACGTGATGCACTTGATCCGAAGATGAAACAATAG
- a CDS encoding ABC transporter permease — MTKYIIRRLLQTIPVLLGVSILVFSLMFLIPGDPAQVMAGEGASEQTVENLREKLGLNDPPYVQYGRFLGNALQGDLGNSIRSGRPVMDEIQARFWITVEVSVYATIVAVFIGLIAGIISAVRHYTLTDVSIMIVALFGLSMPNFWLGLLLIQWFALGNLPFGLDLPEFLKMRPSGWGDSWRQIILPVITLGTGGAAIIARMTRSSMLEVIGQDYIRTARAKGVSERIVIYRHALKNALIPVVTVIGLEFGGFLGGAVLTETIFAINGMGRLTIDAIRQRDFPIVQGTVLVISLLFVIVNLLVDISYKFLNKRIDLN; from the coding sequence ATGACTAAATATATTATTCGTCGTTTATTACAAACGATTCCCGTATTGCTTGGGGTTTCCATTTTAGTATTTTCATTGATGTTCCTAATTCCTGGAGATCCTGCACAAGTAATGGCAGGGGAAGGTGCATCTGAACAAACGGTAGAAAATTTACGTGAAAAGCTGGGTCTGAATGATCCGCCATATGTGCAGTACGGCCGATTTTTAGGGAATGCCCTGCAAGGTGATTTAGGAAACTCTATTCGCAGCGGACGCCCGGTAATGGATGAGATACAGGCAAGGTTTTGGATTACAGTAGAAGTGTCTGTATATGCAACAATTGTTGCTGTATTTATCGGTTTAATTGCCGGCATCATTTCGGCAGTCCGTCATTATACGCTTACTGATGTATCGATTATGATCGTCGCACTTTTCGGTCTATCAATGCCGAACTTCTGGTTAGGTTTACTGCTGATCCAATGGTTTGCATTAGGAAATCTGCCATTCGGTTTGGACTTGCCGGAATTTCTAAAAATGCGCCCATCCGGATGGGGAGATTCATGGCGCCAAATTATTTTACCTGTCATAACACTAGGTACAGGAGGGGCAGCGATCATTGCTCGTATGACACGTTCGTCAATGCTTGAAGTAATCGGTCAGGACTATATCCGTACTGCGCGTGCAAAAGGTGTATCGGAGCGTATCGTTATTTATCGCCATGCATTGAAAAATGCGCTAATTCCTGTTGTAACAGTTATTGGTCTGGAGTTTGGTGGCTTCTTAGGCGGTGCAGTATTAACTGAGACAATTTTTGCGATCAATGGTATGGGACGTCTGACAATTGATGCCATCAGGCAAAGGGATTTCCCGATTGTTCAAGGAACTGTACTTGTAATTTCACTGTTATTCGTAATTGTAAACCTGCTTGTTGATATTTCTTACAAGTTCTTAAATAAACGAATTGACTTGAACTAA